The sequence AAGGCCCATGGATACTGACATCATGACGTCATTGATAAATATTAAAACGTCTGTTTGCCAGCAGGAATTACGCAACGTTGAATCTGGTGTAAAACGATCGTTTTAATACGACCAAGGAATGAAAGACAGCACTCAATTTCAGAGCGATGCTAGAGATCAGGTCATTTACGCTGCACTGCGACATGACACGCTGCCCGATCCGGCACCGCCTTCAGGAGATTCGCCCATGCTCACCTCAGACTCACGAACGCAGACCACCCTGATGGGCGGTAGAGGTGACCAGGTACTCGGGCAGCCTGAGGATGCCGCTCTGGCCGAGCAATGGCACAACGCCGAGATCCGCACACGGATTCTCAAGCTGGCGCGTCCCCTCAAGGACCTGCTGCCACCGCAGACAGCGGAGACGGTGGCGGCACAGGCGCAGACGATCTGTCATCTGAGTCGCGACCAGCGCTGGCAACTTCCTGGCGAGCAGTGGCAACTGCGCTCACAGGGCAGTGGCTGGCAGCTTGAGCGCAACGGGCAGCCGGCAACCGCTGGCGAGACGCAGGACGCGCCTGACCAGCTGGCGCTTGCCGGCCTCACCGATGACGTGACGGGGATGCAGCTGGGCAACCGCCCGCTCCCCCGGGCCCTCTGGACCCTGGCCGCCGCGCGGCATCGCGGCGAACGTCATTCGGTGCTGGCCATTGCCCAGATCAGCAGCGTGCGCGAAGCGCTGTGCTGGGGAGAGCTGATCTCACGGCTGCGTGCGCCGGACGGCAGGCCGCCACGCATCGCCCTCACCCTCAGCCACTGCACGTTACCCACGTTGGAAGCCAGCCTGTACTTCCTGATGCCCTGGTTGGACAGCATCACGCTGACAACGGCCCCCGGCCTGGAAACTGCCTGCCTTGGCGTGATCAAGGCTCGCTTCAGACTTGCTGAGCCAGCGGAGCTCGACAACGCCACCGACGACGCCTTCTGTCGCACGGCGTGACTCCACTGGTGACGCCTGAAAGATCAATAACAACAACAAACTGTCATGCAGCAACCTCAAGACGCAGAGCACCGACACTCCCATTTCTCGCGTCGCTCTCGCGTCGAACGCCAGACGAAAGACAAGCGAACAGACACAAGACACGGACAACACGCCAGGGGGCTGAGCCCCGACGACGAAGCCATCAGGAGATGCCACCATGAGTCACACACGTGCCGATCAGATTGCCGCGCTCGAGAAGGACTGGGCCGAGAATCCGCGCTGGAAAGGGATCACTCGCCCCTATTCCGCCGAAGATGTGGTGCGCCTGCGCGGTTCCGTCCAGGAAGCCAACACCTTGGCGACCCGCGGTGCCGAGAAGCTCTGGAAACTGGTCAATGGTGATGCCAAGAAGGGCTATGTCAACTGTCTGGGCGCCCTGACCGGCGGCCAGGCCATGCAACAGGTGAAGGCCGGCATCGAGGCCATCTACCTGTCCGGCTGGCAGGTCGCCGCCGACAACAACACCAGTGAGGCCATGTACCCGGATCAGTCGCTCTATCCGGTGGATTCCGTGCCGACCGTGGTCAAGCGCATCAACAACACCTTCCGCCGCGCCGACCAGATCCAGTGGCAGAAAGGGGCCAATCCGGGCGATGCCGGCTTCGTCGATTACTTCGCGCCTATCGTGGCGGATGCCGAGGCCGGTTTCGGTGGCGTGCTCAACGGCTACGAGCTGATGACCGCCATGATCCGTGCCGGTGCTTCCGGTGTGCACTTCGAGGACCAGCTGGCCTCGGTCAAGAAGTGTGGCCACATGGGCGGCAAGGTACTGGTCCCGACCCAGGAAGCGGTGCAGAAGCTGGTGGCCGCTCGCCTGGCCGCCGACGTGGCAGGTGTGCCGACCCTGGTCATCGCACGTACCGATGCCAATGCCGCTGACCTGATCACCTCGGATGTCGACGACTACGACAAGCCGTTCCTGACCGGTGAGCGCTCCGACGAAGGCTTCTATCGCGTCAAGGCAGGTCTGGATCAAGCCATTGCGCGCGGTCTGGCCTACGCGCCCTACTCCGACCTGATCTGGTGCGAAACCGCCAAGCCGGACCTCGAGGAGGCGCGCCGCTTCGCCGAAGCGATCAAGAAGGAATACCCGGACCAGCTGCTGGCCTACAACTGCTCGCCTTCCTTCAACTGGAAGAAGAACCTCGACGACGCCACCATCGCCAAGTTCCAGCAGGAACTGTCGGACATGGGCTACAAGTACCAGTTCATCACCTTGGCCGGTATCCACAACATGTGGTTCAACATGTTCGATCTTGCCTACGACTATGCGCAGGGCGAAGGCATGAAGCACTACGTCGAGAAGGTGCAGGAAGCCGAATTCGCCGCAGCCGAGAAGGGCTACACCTTCGTGGCGCACCAGCAGGAAGTCGGCACCGGTTACTTCGATGACATGACCAACGTCATTCAGGGCGGCAACTCTTCCGTCACCGCACTGAAGGGCTCCACGGAAGAAGACCAGTTCTAGACCGCTGACATCGCGGCATGGCACCTCGCAATGGCAGGATTGCGCGAGGTGCCGCCCGCAGACTGACCGAAGCCCGCTCACGCGGGCTTTTTCGTGCTTTACGCCTTGAATGCCCGCCGCGAATGCCAACCAACGTCGACGGATGCCCTGCCACTGACATTCACGCGGCATGGCTCAAGAAGAGGCAGCACTCATGCACCGGTACTCACGTGGTCGGTACCCACGTGGTAGCACTCACGCGACAGGGAAGTGCAGAAGTTGCGTCACCTCAGCGTTTCAGGTCGGGAACCCGTCATGGTCGACGTGGTCTATAATGTTAAGAAACAGTGTTCTCGCACGCCCCTCGTGACAAGAACCTGCTGGCGGCCCAAGGAAGTGATCGCCTACCTGAGCCTTGCTCTCTCAGCACTCAGCATTCTCCATCACAACCTCAAGCTGCACCGCATCATGCGAGGAGATACACCATGACACTCTCACTGACTCACAAACGATCGACTGGCACACGCCGCTGGCTGCCCGTGATCGCGCTCGGCGTGCTGACGCTTGGCGGCTGCGCGAACAGCGACATCTATTCCGGCAACGTCTACACCGGCGATCAGGCCAAGCGCGCACAGTCCGTCAGCTACGGCACCATTACCTCGCTGCGCCCGGTGCAGATCCAGGCACAGGATGAAGGCAGCGGCGTGCTCGGTGGCTTGGGTGGTGCGGTCGTCGGCGGCCTGCTCGGCAGCCAGATCGGCGGCGGCTCCGGCCGTGCCATCGCCACCGCCGCGGGTGCCATCGGCGGCAGCGTGGCTGGCAAGTCGATCGCTGACAATGTCGATCAGATCGACGCCTACGAGATTGAAGTCCGTCGCGATGCCGGCGACAGCCTCATCGTCGTCCAGAAAGCCGACACCGCCTTCTCGGTTGGCCAACGTGTCCGCCTGGTCGGCTATGGCGCCAACCTGAGCGTCGCGCCTTACTGAGTCTCTCGACGGCTGGCGCTCCCTTGCAGGGGCGCCAGCCGCTTGGTTTCTGTGCCCTTCTGCGGTGCCTGTCACAGGCCCTGCCCAGGAAGCGTCGCCTCGCTTTCTCCTGCCTCCCCCCTCCGCTTCATCCCCCTCCTTCAAACTCACACAGCCCTGGATCGCCTCAATGGGTGGTCTGCAGATTGCCTATTGGTTAACAAGCTATGAAATCGGGATTTTGTTTGCAAAGTTATACATCTGCAGCCAAAATTGACCCTGTGTACAACTTTCAGTCCCAGGAGTTGCGATGCGTCCCGTCACTGCCCGTCCGCCAGGTTCTCGCCCAGGCACCCGCAAGCTGTCTTGTGGCACGTCATCTTCAAGAAACGCTCCCCGCGCTTACCCCAGTCCAGTCAATGACAGTCCCGGCGGTACCGCCGCCTTGAGCCACGCCCCGCAGATAGCGCCGGCCTTCTCGACCCGGCGCCTGGGCATGGCATTGATCATGCTGGGTGCGGTGGCATTGGCCCCCATGGTGGAGGCAGCCGAGGACGAGGGTGGCGTGCTGTCATTGAAGGTCGAGAACGACATTCTCACCTCTGGCGATGATGGCCATTACACCAACGGCTTTGCGTTGAGCTACACCTTCGAGACACCAGAGCAGCACTGGTCACGCTCATTCGCGGACTGGGTGCCCGGCTTCAGCGCGGCGCGACTGGACGCCACGGCCTACCGCTTCGGACAGCAGATCTATACCCCCAATGACATCAAGCGGGAGCAACCGGATCAGGATGACCGCCCCTACGCGGGCTACCTGTTCGGTGGCGTCTCGCTGTTCGCCGGTGAACAGGGAGATGACTGGCGACGGGTGGATACCTTCAATCTGGATCTCGGCATCGTCGGCCCGGCCTCGGGCGCCAAGGATGCTCAGAAGGCGGTACACAAGCTGACCGGCAGTGATGAGCCGGAAGGTTGGGACCACCAGCTGCACAACGAGCCGGTGATCAATATCGGCTGGCAGACGCAGCTATGGCTACCGGCCAGGGCCGCGGGGCTTGAGGTGGAGTACGGCCCCTCGGCTTCCGTGGCGCTGGGCAATCTCTACACCTATGCGGGCGTCGGTGGCGGGGTACGCATCGGCCAGGGGCTGACCCGCAGCTACGGGATACCGACCGTGGCGCCGGCCCAGGGCGGCCGACAGTACTTCCATCCCGACGGTGACTTCGCCTGGTACCTGTTCGCCAATATCGAGGGCCGCGCGATGGCCTACAATATGCTGTTGGATGGCAATGGCTTCGAAGACAGCGCCTCGGTGGACCGTCGCCCACTGGTCGGCGACCTGCAGCTGGGCTTCGCTCTCAGCTGGCAACGCTGGCAGCTGGCGTTCGTCAACGTGTGGCGCACTCACGAATTCGAGACGCAGCAGGAAAGCGATCAATTCGGCTCGCTGACGCTCTCGACCTGGCTGTGAGTCAGCGCTGAGCCGCGGCGGCACTGACAATACGCGATGGATGAGCAGAGCCTGATGAGAAGTGTCTGATGAGCAGAAACAGAAAGGCCGGGCAGATAGCCCGGCCTTTCTGTCTGCGGGAAACGTCATGCTTCCCGGAAGGTTGCTGCTGGTTGAATCAGTGCATCTTGACCTTGCTCATGCCCCAGCAGATCAGCTTGCCGCCGATCAGAACGATCAGCGCCAGCACGATCAATGCCATCAGCATGGAAACGGGATTGACGATGAAGGTCGCACCCAGGATACCCAGGGCCACGCCCCAGACGTAGCGGTCACCGCTATCGATGCTCAGAGCCTCCGGCAGGACACGTTTGACGGTGGCACCCAGCGAGCCTTCCCAGCGGTTCAAGCACAGCATGAAGATCGCAGCGAAGCTCACCAGCCAGATCAATGTCACGGTCATCGAAATTCTCTCCTGAAAAATAGGGTCGCATGGCGCCTGACCTGAGTTGTCATTTCCCGTCAGGCGACGGGACAGAGTGTGCAGAGCGAGGCCCCCTCGGGCCGCGCGTCAGAATCCGCAATATCCGAGTAGGCAGAGTAACCAGACCCTGTGGCCCTCGCAAGCCATCGCCACAACCTTGCATGGCCGCCAGCAGCAAGGCCGCTGTGCGCTGACAGGGCAACCCCGCCAGACACCTGATGATCCAACCGTTTTGCTCCTTTGTTCACCGATAGCGTCGGGGGTGAGAAAAAAACCTGCCTCAGGGTTGAAATGCACGCCTGCGAGCGTCACCTATACTTTCAAGACAAGGTAACGTGCGCTGGATTGCTCTCCGGCAGTGTCATCGGCGGGCCAGGAGCCACGTGATACGCGGCTTTTTTCCAGTTTCCCCCCCTGACAGTCACCTCAGGGGCACGTTACCATTGACGTTCATATACCTATCGAAAGGCTCTCATCATGCAAATCGCCCAGAATGCCGTCGTATCCTTCCACTACACCCTGACCAACAACGAAGGGGAAGTGCTGGATAGCTCCGAAGGCCGCGAGCCGCTGGCCTACATCCACGGCGCTGGCAACATCGTCCCGGGCCTCGAGAAGGAACTCGATGGCAAGACTTCCGGCGACGAGCTGAAAGTTGCCGTCTCTCCGGAAGAAGGTTACGGCGAAGTCCAGGAAGCCCTGGTCCAGGAAGTGCCGCGTGAAGCCTTCCAAGGTGTCGAAGACATCGAAGCTGGCATGCAGTTCCAGGCGCAGACCCAAGGCGGCCCGCTGATGGTCACCGTCACCAAGGTCGAAGGCGACACTGTCACTGTCGATGGCAACCACCCGCTGGCCGGCGAAACCCTGAATTTTGACGTGCAAATCACCAACGTGCGTGAAGCTTCTGCCGAAGAGCTGGAACACGGCCACGTTCACGGCGAAGGCGGCGTGGAGCACTAAGCTCCGCCTCTTCCCTCATCCAAGGCATCGCCCCGGATGAGCGCCTCCCACTCGGTGGGAGGCCGGAACCAAAAGCCCCGCGACTGAGTCATCAGTCGCGGGGCTTTTTCGTGTCTGGCTTCGTGTCGGCCTGGCTGGCTTGGCGCGCTTGTCAGACTGGCTCAGCCCTCTCTTCACAGCCCTGATCACTCATGATTCCGGATCAAACACCGCAGCTGGGCGGCGTGGCATCGCTGGAAAGGCTCAGACCACGAAACAGCGCCGTGGCATCCCCGCCGGCATTGTCACCGTCAGCCATCAGCGCCAGTCCGGCAATCTCGCTCGGCTTGCTGTCAAACAGTGACGCGTAATCAGCACGCAGATCACGCACCTCCGCCACCCACTGCCCCACCTTCTCGTCGCCGGATTCAACGGCCAGCAGCACGGCACGATCCGTGAAGGCATTGTCCCAATGACTGCCTTTAGCTTCATTGCTGGACCAGACGTAATTGATGGCCTCGACCTGCCACGGCAGGATGCCGGTCTTGTTGACCACATAGAGGCGTGCCGGATAGTCATCGCCGCCCTTGGTCTTCTCGTTCAGGCCCGGATAGATGCCATCCACCTGCCAGCACCATTTCAGGTAGGGCGTCTCTTCAAGCGAGATATCCTGCTCCAGATAGCGTGCGGACGCCTGACCCCGGGCGCGAGCCTCGAGCGCAGGGCTGCCGTCGCGCTCCACCACGCGATAGGCCGTCTGGCCTTCAAAGGTCTTCTCACCCCAGGCAAGAATCTGCGCAGGCGAGAAACTCCTGTCAGCCGCGTGGGCCACAGAGGGCAGTAGCGCCGTCAGTAGACCGCTGGAGGCGACTGCCGCGAACAGGGGCAGGAATGACGGCAACTGACGGGAAGCAATCTTCATTGGCAGAACTCCGATGTGCCTGAGCAAGGCAAGTGAGGAAGGTGAAACGCCATGTCACCGGAACGGCCAGGTTCGCAGCGCATCAATCTGGGGCGATGCCGTGATGCTCGTTCTGGTCCTGCGCTCGCAAGGTGACATACCCTCCCCATACGCGCGTCAGCGTGGTCAGGATGCATGCCGCGGCGAAGATCCACGCCAACCATGCGAAATGCTGTGGCATCAAGCAAGCCAACACGAAGAAGGCAATGGTCTCGGTGCCTTCGGTCAGGCCATCCAGATAATAGAAGGCCTTGCGCGTGAAATTGGGTCGCTCCAGCTGATGCTTGGCCGCCATGATGGCGAAGGCCAGAAAGCTCGAGCCCGTGCCGACGAAGGCGAACAGCAGTGCCACTGCCGCCATCGCATTGGCGGCAGGGTCCGCGAGTGCGAACCCCACCACCACAGCGGCGTAGAACAGGAAATCGAGACAGATATCCAGAAAGCCACCGGCATCGGAGCTCAGGCCGGCGTGCCGCGCCAGCGCGCCATCCAGCCCGTCCACCACCCGATTGATCAGGATCGCGGCCAGCGCGAGCCCGAAGTGCCCATAAGCCAGCAACGGCAACGCCAATATCCCTACGACAAAGCCGCCCAGTGTCAACTGATCAGGATGCAGACCGCGCGCCGCCGCACTTTTCGCAAGACGTTTCAGAGGCGGCTGTACCCAGCGTGAGGTCCACTTGTCCAGCATGTTGCATCTACTCCCATGAAGTCGTTGAGGTCATCGTCATTCCAGCGCCTGACAGGCGCTCAGCCGCGCGTCGGCGAGACCGAGCGCCCGGCAGGGACCGCACGCGCCAGCAGGTAGACCAGCAGCGGCAGAAAGGCCTGCAGGCAGGCAGCCACTGCCGTCAGTCGTGGGTCGGCCCCCGTCGCCAGCGCCAGGGTTTCGGTGGTCAGGGTCGGGACACGCCCGCCGCCCAGCACCACCGTCGGCACGTACTGCGCGATACTGACCGCGAAGGCCACTGCCCAGCTGATGGCCAGCGGCCTGAGCATCAGGCGCAGGCGGATACCGATCAGCACCTCGAGCCGTGAACGCCCCAGCAGGCGTGCCGCCTGCTCGAGTCGGGTATCGAAGCGTGCCCAGGGGCCGGCCAGCGTCAGCCAGGCATAAGGCAAGGCGAACAGCAGATGACCGATGACCACTCCCGTCCAACCGGGGCTGGCCCCCAGGCTCAACCAGCCGACCTGAAAACCGAACAGGAAGCTGGCCTGCGGCAGCAGCAATGGCAGATAGAGGCAGACCACAAAGCCGCGCAGGCGGCCACTTTCTCGCTCACGCTCGAACACCGCCACACTGAGGATGACGGCCAGCGTCGCCACCAGCAGCGCCAGCCACAGGCTGTTGCTGAAGGCATCCCCCAGGCCTGCGAGGGCCTGGTGCCAGCTCTCCCAGCCCCAGCGAGACGGCAACAGCGCAGGGAAGAACCAGCTTCTGGCCACCGATTGCACACCGATCACCACGAAGGCGAGCAGTGAGATCAGCGTGACCACGCCCAGCACTCCACGCGCGACACGCCCGAACATGACTTCACTCGCCAGCGCCAGGCGGCTTGCGCGCGCCGGGTGATGGCTCAATACCCAGTCGCGGTGCCAGGTGAGCAGAGCGCGCCCCAGCGCCGCGCCCAGCGCCATCATCCCGATCACCAGCAAGGCCAGTATCAGGGCGCCGACACTCGCCGGCAGGCGCGCCGTCGGGTCACTGTCACGCCACAGTTCGACCAGGCGCACCGCCAGCGTCGGCGTACGCGTCGGCCCCAGCACCTGTGCCACATCCACCACCGCCAGCGAATAGGCCAGCACCGCGCCGATGGGCAAGGCGATCGCGCGCATCACCTGGGGCATCAGAATGCGCCAGCGCAGCTGAGGAATGCTGTAGCCGAGCGCCTGTCCTGCCTGCAGTTGCGCCGTGACCGGCAGGCGTGACAGCGCCGTCTGCGCCATCAGCATCAAGAATGGCGCCTCCTTGAGCGCCAGACCGACCGCCAGCGAGATGCCATGGGCATCCGGCAGCGGATACTGCGGTGGTACCAGTACCTCGAAAGGTGCCAGCAGCAGGCGCATCAGCACGCCGCTGGGCGCCGCCAGCCACAGCAGCCCCAGTGCCAGCGCCAGATGCGGCATCGCCAGTATCGGGGCCAGCAAGCGCTCCATGCGCTCACCGAAGCGAGTCCCGGCGGCGGCCGAGACCCACCCCATGGTCAAAAGCACCGCCAGCAGCGTACCGCCGAGGCCACTGACCAGCGTCAGACGAAAGCCCTCCGCCAGTCCGGGCAAGGCCCACCAGCGTTGCCAGGCAACCGCCGAGACTTCCTCGAAGCCCAGCGTCGGCCACAGCCCGAAGGCCGGTGCGACCAGTCCGGCCAGCCCCAGCGCCGTCGGGCCGAGCAGCAACAGCAGGACGCCCCAGCGCAGCACACGGGCGGGCGTCAGCGGCGCATGACCAGTGGCGGGCGCGACACGCCAGCGATCAGCGACCCATTGCGTCAGTTGCGATAGCGTCGCGCCCACTCGGCCTCCAGCGCGTCGGTCCAGCTCGGATGTGGCTCACTGAGCGGTGTGCCCAACGCCTCGGGCGACATGCTGCCCGGCAAGCTCGGCAAGGCCTCGAAGGCGGCGCGTTCTTGTGGCGGCAGGCGGGCGACATCCAGCACCGTATCATCGCCCCAGCGCGAGGGGTCGGCCTTGGCGGCCTGGGCCTCGGCGGACATCAACTGATTGATCCACACCAGTGCAGCGGCCTTGTGCGGTGCACTGGCCGGAATCGCAAGATAGTGCACATTGCCGAGGGTGCCACCGTCATGGATATACGGCTCGATGGTCGGTGGCAGCCGCCCTTCCTGACGGGCATTGGCCACTTCCTGAGGCACGAAGGTCAGCGCTATCCACACGCTGCGCTGAGCGAGCAGTTTCATCTGCTCTTCGGCGCCGGCCGGCTGACGCTCGCCCTGCGCCCACATCAGCGGATGCAGCGCATCGAGATAGTCCCACAGCGGTGCGGTCACCTCAGCGAACTGAGCATCACTCGCCACGGGAGATGCCAGCACCTCGCGCTGCTCGACGGGCAACAGCTCCAGCAACGCCTGCTTGAGGAAGGTGGTACCGTGGAAGCTGGGCGGCTGTGGATAGGTCACCCGCCCGGGATGCTCTCTGGCCACCTCCAGCAGGGCCTGCATCGAGCGCGGCGGCGATTCCAGCAGCGCGGTGTCGTACATGAAGATCAGCTGCGCACGCCCCCAGGGCGCCTCCAGACCGTCAGTGGCGAGTCCGAAATCGCGCGCGCCGATCTCCTCGAGCAGATAGTCACTGTTGGGCAGGCGCTCGACGAAGGGCCCCCACAACAGCTCGGCCTGCTTGAGCGCACGGAAGTTCTCGCCGTTGATCCAGATCACATCGATGCTGCCATCGCTGCGTCCGGCCGCCTTCTCGGCCAGCAGGGTCGAGACGCTCTCGGCGGTATCGGCGATCTTGACGTGGCGCACCTCGACCCCGTGCTCACGCGCCGCAATCTCGGCCTGGGCTCGCAGGTAGGCGTTGGTCGCCTCGCTCCCTCCCCAGGCGTGGAAATCGATCCGCTGACCTCTTGCCTGCTCGGAGATGGTCTGCCACTCGAGCGTGGCCAGCTCAGGTACCGGGCGTCCTGCTTTCGCATCGGCCGCATAGGTGAGCGCCATGCTCCACGGCGAGGCACTCACGCCCGCCATCAACAGCACGGACCCACCCATCAACGCCAGTGCACGGCGACGGCTCGGCTTGTGATTCGTCTCCATGAGGAGATCTCCTGATAGGAAAATGCCGCGTCCCGGACATGCGGGAACGCGGCATCAGTCATCGATTAGTGTTTTTCAGCAGCCGGAGCACTCGCGGTGTCCGTCGCCTTGAGCGTCTTGGTCGGTTCGAAGCGGCCGTTGCGGCGCCAGGTGAAGTAACGATCGAGCACCTTGAGCACGCCTTCCGGCTTGTGGGCATTCTTCCACATGCCAGCCGCGGCCTTGTTGGCTTCCGACAGTGTCGGATACGGGTGGATGGTGGACAGGATCTTGTTGAGTCCGATGCCGTGCTTCATGGCCATGGTGAACTCGGCCAGCCACTCCCCTGCATAGGCACCGACCAGCGTCACACCCAGGATGCGATCACGCCCCTTCTCGGTCAGCACCTTGACGAAGCCTTCGGTGGCCCGCTCGGCCAGCGCGCGGTCGCTCTCGCCCATCTCGTAATGGGTGACCTCGTACTCATAGCCCTGGGCCTTGGCTTCGGTCTCATTGAGGCCGACACGTGCCACTTCCGGCTCGGTATAGGTGACCATCGGCATGATACGGTAGTCGACCTTGAAGGTCTT comes from bacterium Scap17 and encodes:
- a CDS encoding CDP-alcohol phosphatidyltransferase family protein; translated protein: MLDKWTSRWVQPPLKRLAKSAAARGLHPDQLTLGGFVVGILALPLLAYGHFGLALAAILINRVVDGLDGALARHAGLSSDAGGFLDICLDFLFYAAVVVGFALADPAANAMAAVALLFAFVGTGSSFLAFAIMAAKHQLERPNFTRKAFYYLDGLTEGTETIAFFVLACLMPQHFAWLAWIFAAACILTTLTRVWGGYVTLRAQDQNEHHGIAPD
- a CDS encoding peptidylprolyl isomerase, with the translated sequence MQIAQNAVVSFHYTLTNNEGEVLDSSEGREPLAYIHGAGNIVPGLEKELDGKTSGDELKVAVSPEEGYGEVQEALVQEVPREAFQGVEDIEAGMQFQAQTQGGPLMVTVTKVEGDTVTVDGNHPLAGETLNFDVQITNVREASAEELEHGHVHGEGGVEH
- a CDS encoding glycine zipper 2TM domain-containing protein, whose protein sequence is MTLSLTHKRSTGTRRWLPVIALGVLTLGGCANSDIYSGNVYTGDQAKRAQSVSYGTITSLRPVQIQAQDEGSGVLGGLGGAVVGGLLGSQIGGGSGRAIATAAGAIGGSVAGKSIADNVDQIDAYEIEVRRDAGDSLIVVQKADTAFSVGQRVRLVGYGANLSVAPY
- a CDS encoding ABC transporter permease; amino-acid sequence: MGATLSQLTQWVADRWRVAPATGHAPLTPARVLRWGVLLLLLGPTALGLAGLVAPAFGLWPTLGFEEVSAVAWQRWWALPGLAEGFRLTLVSGLGGTLLAVLLTMGWVSAAAGTRFGERMERLLAPILAMPHLALALGLLWLAAPSGVLMRLLLAPFEVLVPPQYPLPDAHGISLAVGLALKEAPFLMLMAQTALSRLPVTAQLQAGQALGYSIPQLRWRILMPQVMRAIALPIGAVLAYSLAVVDVAQVLGPTRTPTLAVRLVELWRDSDPTARLPASVGALILALLVIGMMALGAALGRALLTWHRDWVLSHHPARASRLALASEVMFGRVARGVLGVVTLISLLAFVVIGVQSVARSWFFPALLPSRWGWESWHQALAGLGDAFSNSLWLALLVATLAVILSVAVFERERESGRLRGFVVCLYLPLLLPQASFLFGFQVGWLSLGASPGWTGVVIGHLLFALPYAWLTLAGPWARFDTRLEQAARLLGRSRLEVLIGIRLRLMLRPLAISWAVAFAVSIAQYVPTVVLGGGRVPTLTTETLALATGADPRLTAVAACLQAFLPLLVYLLARAVPAGRSVSPTRG
- a CDS encoding DUF3047 domain-containing protein gives rise to the protein MKIASRQLPSFLPLFAAVASSGLLTALLPSVAHAADRSFSPAQILAWGEKTFEGQTAYRVVERDGSPALEARARGQASARYLEQDISLEETPYLKWCWQVDGIYPGLNEKTKGGDDYPARLYVVNKTGILPWQVEAINYVWSSNEAKGSHWDNAFTDRAVLLAVESGDEKVGQWVAEVRDLRADYASLFDSKPSEIAGLALMADGDNAGGDATALFRGLSLSSDATPPSCGV
- the aceA gene encoding isocitrate lyase is translated as MSHTRADQIAALEKDWAENPRWKGITRPYSAEDVVRLRGSVQEANTLATRGAEKLWKLVNGDAKKGYVNCLGALTGGQAMQQVKAGIEAIYLSGWQVAADNNTSEAMYPDQSLYPVDSVPTVVKRINNTFRRADQIQWQKGANPGDAGFVDYFAPIVADAEAGFGGVLNGYELMTAMIRAGASGVHFEDQLASVKKCGHMGGKVLVPTQEAVQKLVAARLAADVAGVPTLVIARTDANAADLITSDVDDYDKPFLTGERSDEGFYRVKAGLDQAIARGLAYAPYSDLIWCETAKPDLEEARRFAEAIKKEYPDQLLAYNCSPSFNWKKNLDDATIAKFQQELSDMGYKYQFITLAGIHNMWFNMFDLAYDYAQGEGMKHYVEKVQEAEFAAAEKGYTFVAHQQEVGTGYFDDMTNVIQGGNSSVTALKGSTEEDQF
- a CDS encoding lipid A deacylase LpxR family protein, whose translation is MALIMLGAVALAPMVEAAEDEGGVLSLKVENDILTSGDDGHYTNGFALSYTFETPEQHWSRSFADWVPGFSAARLDATAYRFGQQIYTPNDIKREQPDQDDRPYAGYLFGGVSLFAGEQGDDWRRVDTFNLDLGIVGPASGAKDAQKAVHKLTGSDEPEGWDHQLHNEPVINIGWQTQLWLPARAAGLEVEYGPSASVALGNLYTYAGVGGGVRIGQGLTRSYGIPTVAPAQGGRQYFHPDGDFAWYLFANIEGRAMAYNMLLDGNGFEDSASVDRRPLVGDLQLGFALSWQRWQLAFVNVWRTHEFETQQESDQFGSLTLSTWL
- a CDS encoding ABC transporter substrate-binding protein; the encoded protein is METNHKPSRRRALALMGGSVLLMAGVSASPWSMALTYAADAKAGRPVPELATLEWQTISEQARGQRIDFHAWGGSEATNAYLRAQAEIAAREHGVEVRHVKIADTAESVSTLLAEKAAGRSDGSIDVIWINGENFRALKQAELLWGPFVERLPNSDYLLEEIGARDFGLATDGLEAPWGRAQLIFMYDTALLESPPRSMQALLEVAREHPGRVTYPQPPSFHGTTFLKQALLELLPVEQREVLASPVASDAQFAEVTAPLWDYLDALHPLMWAQGERQPAGAEEQMKLLAQRSVWIALTFVPQEVANARQEGRLPPTIEPYIHDGGTLGNVHYLAIPASAPHKAAALVWINQLMSAEAQAAKADPSRWGDDTVLDVARLPPQERAAFEALPSLPGSMSPEALGTPLSEPHPSWTDALEAEWARRYRN